A region from the Vicia villosa cultivar HV-30 ecotype Madison, WI linkage group LG3, Vvil1.0, whole genome shotgun sequence genome encodes:
- the LOC131654889 gene encoding WEB family protein At1g75720-like, with translation MNKKLSRNTEIDTRAPFRSVKEAVSLFGDKVLAGELYANVTKLKHQIHVGANENEADQSSRIETVAAELEETRENLEKAKEESMLMAHCMSSLQEELERTKQELEHLKQRETEKHQVEPSETEDVKFVENLNTFEVKSSRFDDELMMEFQKKRYVTFANPPSVSHVMLPQSQGVEKLERHPSLRKKKKKSLIPLIGGIFSRKKGTSQEVA, from the exons ATGAATAAGAAGCTTTCAAGAAACACAGAGATTGACACAAGAGCACCGTTTAGGTCTGTCAAAGAGGCTGTCTCGTTATTCGGAGATAAAGTTTTGGCCGGAGAGCTCTACGCAAATGTAACCAAACTCAAACATCAG ATACATGTTGGAGCAAATGAAAATGAGGCTGATCAATCTTCGAGGATTGAAACCGTTGCAGCCGAGCTAGAAGAGACGCGAGAGAATCTAGAGAAAGCAAAAGAAGAAAGCATGTTAATGGCGCATTGTATGTCATCTCTCCAAGAAGAACTCGAACGCACGAAGCAAGAGCTCGAACATTTGAAGCAACGAGAAACCGAAAAACATCAAGTGGAACCATCAGAAACCGAGGACGTGAAGTTCGTGGAGAATTTGAACACGTTTGAAGTGAAAAGTTCAAGATTCGACGACGAATTAATGATGGAGTTTCAAAAGAAACGGTACGTGACATTCGCAAATCCACCGTCTGTTTCTCATGTTATGTTGCCACAAAGTCAGGGTGTTGAAAAATTGGAAAGGCACCCTTCTcttaggaagaagaagaagaagtcattgATTCCACTCATTGGAGGCATTTTTTCTAGGAAAAAAGGAACAAGCCAAGAAGTTGCATGA